A stretch of Nonomuraea africana DNA encodes these proteins:
- a CDS encoding ABC transporter permease gives MIWLTWRQLRGSAAMMAAVLVILAIVLALTGPDLASRYSAGIAACTQDNTCGRFFDRFFGGHDMPFMAVSLVVLLLPAVVGLFWGAPLITRELEAGTHLMVWNQSITRTRWLAVKLGLTGLVAMAAACLCGLMVTWWSGPLDMSAPDELALMAPLVFGARGIAPMGYAAFAFVLGVTVGMVVRRTLPAMALTLAVFAAIQLAMPLLVRPHLMPPVTSTFELGQANVDGIGINRDQGGAVDIHLRSAVPGHAGAWVLSGSLVDPSGRTLGSGGEAAVPVSTTSGPCAPSGPPSMDACMAEINRLGYRQQATYQPLERFWPFQWIETGIYALLTLGLTWLSFWWIRRRLS, from the coding sequence ATGATCTGGCTGACCTGGCGCCAGCTCCGCGGCTCGGCCGCGATGATGGCCGCGGTACTCGTCATCCTCGCCATCGTCTTAGCCCTGACCGGCCCGGACCTGGCCTCCCGCTACTCCGCCGGGATCGCCGCCTGTACCCAGGACAACACCTGCGGCCGCTTCTTCGACCGCTTCTTCGGCGGGCACGACATGCCCTTCATGGCCGTCAGCCTCGTCGTGCTGCTCCTGCCCGCTGTCGTCGGGCTCTTCTGGGGAGCACCGTTGATCACCCGCGAGCTGGAGGCCGGCACGCACCTGATGGTGTGGAACCAGAGCATCACCCGCACCCGCTGGCTGGCGGTCAAGCTCGGGCTCACCGGCCTGGTCGCCATGGCCGCCGCCTGCCTGTGCGGCCTCATGGTGACCTGGTGGTCCGGCCCCCTGGACATGTCAGCCCCCGACGAACTCGCCCTGATGGCTCCCCTGGTGTTCGGCGCGCGCGGCATCGCCCCGATGGGGTACGCCGCCTTCGCCTTCGTCCTCGGCGTGACCGTGGGCATGGTGGTGCGCCGCACCCTGCCCGCCATGGCCCTCACGCTGGCCGTCTTCGCCGCGATCCAGCTCGCCATGCCGCTGCTGGTCCGTCCCCACCTGATGCCCCCGGTCACGTCGACCTTCGAGCTCGGCCAGGCGAACGTGGACGGCATCGGCATAAACCGGGACCAAGGCGGAGCTGTGGATATTCACCTGAGGTCGGCCGTTCCCGGTCACGCGGGCGCCTGGGTCCTGTCCGGCAGCCTGGTCGATCCGTCCGGACGTACGCTCGGCAGCGGCGGCGAAGCCGCCGTCCCGGTCTCTACCACGTCCGGACCCTGCGCACCGTCGGGACCACCGAGCATGGACGCGTGCATGGCCGAGATCAACCGGCTCGGCTACCGGCAGCAGGCGACCTACCAGCCCCTTGAGCGCTTCTGGCCCTTCCAGTGGATCGAGACCGGGATCTACGCCCTGCTCACCCTCGGCCTCACCTGGTTGTCCTTCTGGTGGATCCGCAGGCGCCTGTCATGA
- a CDS encoding ABC transporter ATP-binding protein, with protein MTVVLQAQGLGKKYGKRWALRDCTVDIPVGHVVGLVGPNGAGKTTLLKLASGQLEPTSGTITVLGGRPAGGPAQLAKVGFVAQDTPVYAGLSIADHLRLGARLNPGWDAVMARDRIARLGLNPAHRPGKLSGGQRAQLALTLGLAKRPELLILDEPVASLDPLARREFLQGLMEATVEHEFSVVLSSHLVSDLERVCDFLIVLVDSRVQVAGETDKLLATHHRLTGPRRDPDRLPADQHVVSARHTDRQSTYVIRTDAPIHDPAWTVTQLSLEDLVLAYMDKRTEENRRVALEVQR; from the coding sequence GTGACCGTTGTTCTGCAGGCTCAGGGACTGGGCAAGAAGTATGGCAAGCGCTGGGCGCTGAGGGACTGCACCGTCGACATCCCCGTCGGGCACGTCGTCGGGCTGGTCGGTCCCAACGGGGCAGGCAAGACGACACTGCTGAAGCTGGCCAGCGGCCAGCTGGAACCGACATCGGGCACCATCACCGTGCTCGGCGGCCGGCCTGCCGGCGGCCCTGCGCAGCTGGCCAAGGTCGGCTTCGTCGCCCAGGACACCCCCGTCTACGCCGGGCTCAGCATCGCCGATCACCTGCGGCTGGGAGCACGGCTCAACCCCGGCTGGGACGCCGTGATGGCGCGGGATCGGATCGCGCGGCTCGGTCTCAATCCCGCCCACCGGCCGGGCAAGCTCTCCGGCGGCCAGCGCGCCCAGCTCGCCCTCACCCTGGGCCTGGCCAAGCGGCCCGAGTTGCTGATCCTGGACGAGCCCGTGGCCTCGCTCGACCCGCTCGCCCGCCGCGAGTTCCTGCAGGGGCTGATGGAGGCCACCGTCGAGCACGAGTTCAGCGTCGTGCTCTCCTCCCACCTGGTCTCCGACCTGGAACGGGTCTGCGACTTCCTGATCGTCCTGGTCGACTCCCGCGTGCAGGTCGCCGGGGAGACCGACAAGCTGCTGGCCACCCACCACCGGCTCACCGGCCCGCGCCGCGACCCCGACCGGCTGCCCGCCGACCAGCACGTGGTCTCCGCGCGCCACACCGACCGGCAGAGCACGTACGTCATCCGCACCGACGCCCCGATCCACGACCCCGCCTGGACGGTCACCCAGCTCAGCCTGGAGGACCTCGTCCTGGCCTACATGGACAAGCGCACCGAAGAGAACCGGCGCGTCGCCCTGGAGGTGCAGCGATGA